The window gtgaaaaatcaatcactCGGTAACCTGAGCCGTGATAGCGGTGTCCTAGAAATGGACAATCGTTCTAGTGGACATTCTAGATCTGCATCGAATGCTACATCTTGTTATTCCAATGATACCGGATTCAATGATCAAGTTTACATTGATACAACTTTGCCAAGAATTGgtcaaaaaattaattgccGTATTAATTCCAAATCATGGATCATTCTTATAGCATTcataatatcattattatcatgtcTGTGTTATGCTTATCTACCTTTAATAGTGACCAAAATTTTACAAACATTCATTAATATCAAACCAAATGGagaattttataatttttggCTACAATCAGTTGAACCAACTGAAGTTggtatacatttttttcatattgaaaATCCATGGGAAGTTGAAAATGGTctagaaaaattaaaaatcaaagaaactGGACGATATTATTTTAAgtaagtttttgtttttgtgttcattttataaaaattcttcacattatttataataaaaacatttttatttatttttcaatttcagaCAACGTTTCATTCATGAAGTTCATggtttcaatgatgataattctatTGTAAATTTTACCGAACGaagatatttttattttgatgaagaaaaaaatgatttatcattAGATGCCAATATCACTGTTGTCAATGTGCCATTTGCCGTATgtatttgttcattcatttcctatagagaaaaaacagacatgaaaattaattttgattttgatttgtttttctttcaaattaaaaaaaaggctATGAGTACACTTGTGCCGAATTATTTGGAAAATTCTTTTGGTTTAAATCTTTTCTCACATTTTTCATATCGaggaatcaatgaatttttcgtttcacataatcaaacattattcattaatACAACGATTCGTGAATTACTTTATGGTTATCGATTAAATATTCTGGATACTGCCGAATCATATAATTCCATGTTCAATAAATTTGGTTTCGATATTATGCCTacggaattttttccaaacaatTCATTTGGCATTATGAATGGCCGTAATGGAACACCGGATGGACCATATGAAATGTATACGGGTCTTGCTAATACtcaaaataaatttggtTATATAAAaacatggaaaaataaaacgtaATTTGCTTCAtacaatatatttttttcaattgcaatcgaataatttacatttttttgcttgtttaaattttata of the Dermatophagoides farinae isolate YC_2012a chromosome 1, ASM2471394v1, whole genome shotgun sequence genome contains:
- the LOC124493093 gene encoding platelet glycoprotein 4 produces the protein MRPPVKNQSLGNLSRDSGVLEMDNRSSGHSRSASNATSCYSNDTGFNDQVYIDTTLPRIGQKINCRINSKSWIILIAFIISLLSCLCYAYLPLIVTKILQTFINIKPNGEFYNFWLQSVEPTEVGIHFFHIENPWEVENGLEKLKIKETGRYYFKQRFIHEVHGFNDDNSIVNFTERRYFYFDEEKNDLSLDANITVVNVPFAAMSTLVPNYLENSFGLNLFSHFSYRGINEFFVSHNQTLFINTTIRELLYGYRLNILDTAESYNSMFNKFGFDIMPTEFFPNNSFGIMNGRNGTPDGPYEMYTGLANTQNKFGYIKTWKNKTKLDIWKSDSCNAINGTDGTIFPAGVSMNDRLDFFIPDICRSLFITFQEKSSYKGIQTYLFSAPNDVLAGRHTNPDNECFCIEEDEELAEKRCVDGIFDLAGCQNGIPLIISLPHFLGADHRVVEQIEGLKPDPVKHRPELHIEPTMGLVIHGDSRLQMSIRVVPNENMNGFNKLRDELYIPIFWGYKKLGMSDETAQSLKSRLFTPVKIVKFTLISLIVGGLILAIYGFFRWVIFNKKITYFNNEYDTENAAKQMDEKYFSETAKMIPRVESATSDFVDSKSVTGNNSLENSPQSSELELKSLVNCVETDI